The following are from one region of the Nostoc cf. commune SO-36 genome:
- a CDS encoding DUF1868 domain-containing protein → MDDNYQTYLNRLARLTLPETYRSQVQHIQESSKFQPNSGLREAASFPGYTLITPPAAEEESENSAFYNKLQTYQQELLQLPVNRNLIVPVPSASFHLTLADLIWDSAYLHACEKNPKFDEELHSCLAEIFQQYQQLMTNRSHPIKWQILGLILMPRAIAVCLVPQNESCYEEIIKFRRTIYQNPKLIALGIEQHYHFTAHVTLAYFGEVSSDLDRTGFSTMLSQLNEQWLLNLPEFLINRVELRKFDNMTRYYREPDWPILDF, encoded by the coding sequence TTGGACGATAACTATCAAACTTACTTAAATCGGTTAGCGCGACTGACGCTGCCAGAAACTTACAGATCCCAAGTCCAGCATATTCAGGAATCTTCTAAATTTCAGCCAAATTCCGGGTTGAGAGAAGCAGCATCCTTTCCTGGATATACGTTAATTACCCCGCCTGCGGCAGAAGAAGAATCAGAAAACTCTGCTTTCTATAACAAATTACAGACTTACCAACAGGAACTTTTGCAGTTACCTGTAAACCGTAATTTGATTGTACCTGTACCTTCTGCTAGCTTCCATTTGACTTTAGCAGATTTAATTTGGGACAGTGCTTATCTTCATGCCTGCGAAAAAAATCCCAAATTTGACGAGGAGTTACACTCTTGTTTAGCCGAAATATTTCAGCAATATCAACAATTGATGACAAACAGGAGTCATCCGATTAAATGGCAAATACTGGGGCTGATACTCATGCCAAGAGCTATAGCTGTTTGTTTAGTACCCCAAAATGAAAGCTGTTACGAGGAAATTATTAAATTTCGCCGAACAATTTATCAAAATCCCAAGTTAATTGCCTTGGGTATTGAACAGCATTATCATTTCACAGCCCATGTTACATTAGCTTATTTTGGGGAGGTTTCATCTGACTTAGACCGCACAGGCTTCAGTACAATGCTTTCTCAATTGAATGAACAATGGCTATTAAATTTGCCAGAATTTTTAATCAACCGCGTCGAATTGCGAAAGTTTGACAACATGACACGCTATTATCGTGAACCAGACTGGCCAATTTTAGATTTTTGA